A stretch of Atribacterota bacterium DNA encodes these proteins:
- a CDS encoding DUF1659 domain-containing protein has protein sequence MPYDSILQLRLVIGTDPESSKPIIRTKSFNRVKDTADEQDVFDVANQLISLQKYSLDEIRLNKSAQLTS, from the coding sequence ATACCTTATGATTCAATCTTACAACTAAGATTGGTCATTGGAACTGATCCTGAATCAAGTAAGCCTATAATTCGTACTAAGAGCTTTAACCGAGTGAAAGATACGGCTGACGAACAGGATGTATTTGATGTTGCCAATCAACTAATTAGCTTACAGAAATACAGTCTTGATGAAATTAGACTCAACAAATCTGCTCAACTCACATCTTAG